A single region of the Saprospiraceae bacterium genome encodes:
- a CDS encoding penicillin acylase family protein produces MQILKIAALLFISAQLPAQINPDNITIVRDKWGVPHIFAKTDAEVAYGFAWATAEDDFKTMQEQLLPVKGLAGMVNGKSGAIFDVGVHLLGANDVVEERYETDISPDFKKVLEAFAAGINSYAASHKKEILHRKLFPVTPKDIIKSYVVGLALLSGVDGQLNRILGGKVAALPPNESRGSNAFALSRKKTADGKTYLAINSHQPLEGPNSWYEAHLCSEEGWNILGATFAGAVSISTGVTPNLGWAHTVNKPDFADIFQLTMHPTNKGWYRFDGKWERLESYDTKAHIKLLGFIKVGAKQKFYKSKYGVTIETPNGFFALRFPANQDIRAAEQWYRMNKAQNFEEFQTALRMRGIICTNIVYADKEDHIYYVSNGRFPIRNPNYDWTGVVPGDTSATLWQEYYPLDSLAQVLDPASGYVYNCNHTPFLSSGEQDNPNPAQIPATIGYEPPQFVTNRAVRLHYLLENDPSIDYEEFKVIKFDRAYHNPMYSAPKLEPIFSLDAQKYPQIATSIQLLKDWDRVASEDSEAASIFILCIYDILKKVKGQESFVMGNELDEALLVASIERTQQHLQEHFGKVKVPLGELQRHSRGSVDLPYGGGPDVLAAVGSRQREDGRLRPRAGDSYIEMVRFSENGVEIESINAFGASAKDGSPHFTDQMQLFTQQKLKKMTLDKETIFKEAERKYSPK; encoded by the coding sequence ATGCAAATCCTAAAAATTGCCGCCTTGTTATTCATCAGCGCTCAGCTACCTGCGCAAATTAATCCAGATAACATCACCATCGTCCGAGACAAATGGGGCGTTCCGCATATCTTCGCCAAGACCGATGCGGAGGTGGCCTATGGTTTCGCCTGGGCAACCGCAGAGGATGACTTTAAAACCATGCAGGAACAACTACTGCCTGTCAAAGGCTTGGCGGGGATGGTCAATGGAAAAAGTGGTGCGATATTCGATGTGGGAGTACATTTATTAGGTGCAAATGATGTTGTAGAAGAACGATATGAGACAGATATTAGTCCGGATTTCAAAAAGGTCCTGGAAGCCTTTGCAGCTGGGATTAACAGTTATGCTGCCAGTCACAAAAAGGAGATTTTACATAGAAAATTATTCCCTGTTACCCCCAAAGACATCATCAAGAGCTATGTCGTTGGTTTGGCTTTATTGTCGGGTGTAGATGGGCAACTCAATCGCATTTTGGGCGGAAAAGTCGCAGCCTTGCCACCGAATGAATCCCGGGGTTCCAATGCCTTTGCGCTGAGTCGCAAAAAAACCGCAGATGGCAAGACCTACCTCGCCATCAATTCTCACCAACCCCTGGAAGGCCCCAACTCCTGGTATGAAGCACACCTCTGTAGTGAGGAAGGCTGGAATATACTTGGCGCCACCTTTGCGGGAGCGGTAAGCATTTCCACTGGCGTTACGCCCAACCTGGGCTGGGCCCATACGGTCAACAAACCGGATTTTGCCGATATCTTTCAGTTGACCATGCATCCGACCAATAAAGGTTGGTATCGCTTTGATGGCAAATGGGAACGTTTGGAATCCTATGATACCAAAGCCCACATCAAATTATTAGGTTTTATCAAAGTCGGGGCTAAACAGAAATTCTATAAAAGTAAATACGGCGTCACCATAGAGACACCCAATGGTTTTTTTGCCCTTCGTTTTCCAGCTAATCAGGATATCCGGGCAGCCGAACAATGGTATCGCATGAATAAGGCTCAAAATTTTGAGGAATTCCAAACGGCGCTGCGCATGCGGGGTATCATTTGCACCAATATTGTCTACGCAGATAAAGAAGACCATATTTATTATGTAAGCAATGGCCGATTTCCCATCCGAAATCCTAATTACGATTGGACAGGCGTCGTTCCAGGGGATACCTCCGCTACCCTTTGGCAGGAATATTACCCCTTAGATAGCTTGGCTCAAGTGTTGGACCCGGCTTCCGGCTATGTCTACAATTGCAACCATACGCCTTTCCTTTCATCAGGGGAACAAGACAACCCAAATCCTGCACAGATTCCTGCTACCATTGGCTATGAACCGCCTCAATTTGTCACCAACCGCGCTGTTCGCCTCCATTATTTACTGGAAAATGATCCGAGTATTGATTATGAGGAATTTAAGGTCATCAAGTTTGACCGGGCTTACCACAACCCCATGTATTCTGCACCTAAACTAGAGCCCATTTTTTCACTGGACGCGCAAAAATACCCGCAGATCGCTACCAGCATTCAGTTATTGAAAGACTGGGATCGGGTGGCATCGGAAGACAGTGAAGCGGCCTCTATTTTTATCCTTTGCATTTATGACATTCTGAAAAAGGTAAAAGGCCAGGAAAGTTTTGTCATGGGCAATGAATTGGATGAAGCCTTACTCGTGGCGTCCATCGAACGCACACAGCAACATTTGCAGGAACATTTCGGCAAAGTAAAAGTTCCTTTGGGCGAATTACAACGCCATAGCCGAGGCAGTGTTGACCTGCCATATGGTGGTGGCCCGGATGTACTGGCTGCCGTAGGTAGTCGCCAGCGGGAAGATGGCCGCCTCCGCCCTAGAGCCGGCGATTCTTACATCGAAATGGTGCGTTTTTCTGAAAATGGGGTTGAAATTGAAAGCATCAATGCCTTTGGTGCTTCGGCTAAGGATGGCAGCCCCCATTTTACTGATCAAATGCAGCTATTCACCCAACAAAAACTAAAAAAAATGACGCTGGATAAGGAAACTATTTTTAAGGAAGCGGAGCGAAAGTATTCACCTAAGTGA
- a CDS encoding glycoside hydrolase family 78 protein produces the protein MKKIILQLVLFLGSIAVQAQVLSIINPRVEYKTNPLGMDVQQPRFSWELQSTANDVMQTAWQIRVAASEKDLLRAKNLLWDSGKIASDQSNQIVYQGPALSSKKRYFWQVRAWDNQGATAVWSPVAHWEMGLLQSSDWVANWITIAAEEDVSVSQPVHLLRKNFMADKRISTARLYISALGLYEAEINGKKVGDELFTPGWTAYKKRLHYQTYDVTNLLNSGQNTIGVSLADGWFRGDIGFENQRNFYGQKRALIAQLEITYANGKKEMIVSDATWKAGTGPILMSEIYNGETYDARLENPTWSTPLFAATDWKGTKMLDHSKAILVAPLGPPVKAMEVLDSKEIIKTPKGETVFDLGQNMVGRIRLKVQGKAGDTIKIYHAEVLDELGNFYTENLRAAKQTITYILKGGGEETYEPYFSFMGFRYVKVEGIAQPSLDNIKAVVIHSDLPVTGTFSCSNPMINQLQHNILWGQKGNFLDVPTDCPQRDERLGWTGDAQAFSRTAMYNMDVASFFTKWLADLEADQKADGMVPFVVPNVLGENAGASAGWADASTIIPWNMYLAYGDKNILVDQYESMKAWVGYMEEKAGESYLWNTGFHFGDWLFYSVNDDRDGKSAITDKYLIAQCFFAHSADIMQKTAALLGKTADANYYKALSEKVKAAFIKEYVTPNGRLASPTQTAYVLALNFDMLPESMRPAAVKRLVDNIKGYNNHLTTGFLGTPYLCHVLTRFGHQDLAYTLLEREQYPSWLYPITKGATTIWERWDGIKPDGSFQSASMNSFNHYAYGAIGDWMYRVVAGIDIDEANPGYKHILLHPQPGGTLNQAAASHHSLYGDIKSAWTWENGQLNVEVSIPANTTATLSLPKTNKERVSTQGTPLKEGQGIHSIEQTGENLAITLGSGRYRFAYPLADR, from the coding sequence ATGAAAAAAATCATTTTACAACTCGTCCTCTTTCTTGGCAGTATTGCCGTACAGGCACAAGTATTAAGCATCATCAACCCCAGGGTTGAATATAAAACGAATCCTTTGGGAATGGATGTGCAGCAACCTCGCTTTAGCTGGGAATTGCAAAGTACCGCCAATGATGTGATGCAAACGGCCTGGCAAATTCGGGTAGCCGCTTCTGAGAAGGACCTCCTCAGGGCCAAAAACTTGCTTTGGGATAGCGGTAAAATTGCTTCAGATCAATCCAATCAAATTGTCTACCAGGGGCCGGCGCTTTCTTCAAAAAAACGTTATTTCTGGCAGGTGCGGGCATGGGACAACCAGGGTGCTACCGCTGTTTGGAGTCCCGTTGCACATTGGGAAATGGGCTTACTCCAAAGCAGTGATTGGGTCGCCAATTGGATTACCATAGCGGCGGAGGAAGATGTTTCGGTTTCACAACCCGTTCATTTGTTACGAAAGAATTTTATGGCAGATAAGCGGATATCAACTGCCCGACTTTATATCTCAGCCTTGGGCTTGTACGAGGCGGAGATCAATGGCAAGAAAGTGGGCGATGAACTTTTCACCCCTGGCTGGACTGCCTACAAAAAACGCCTGCACTACCAGACTTATGATGTGACCAACCTCTTGAATAGTGGCCAAAACACCATAGGGGTGTCCCTGGCAGATGGTTGGTTTAGAGGAGATATTGGCTTTGAGAACCAACGCAATTTTTATGGCCAAAAACGGGCCTTAATCGCACAATTGGAGATCACTTATGCCAATGGCAAAAAGGAAATGATCGTATCAGATGCCACTTGGAAGGCGGGCACTGGACCGATCCTGATGTCGGAGATTTATAATGGCGAGACTTACGATGCACGCCTGGAAAACCCAACATGGTCGACACCGCTTTTTGCTGCTACAGATTGGAAAGGAACAAAAATGCTAGACCACTCTAAAGCGATCCTGGTCGCTCCTTTGGGCCCACCAGTTAAAGCGATGGAAGTACTGGATAGCAAAGAGATCATAAAAACACCAAAAGGCGAAACGGTCTTTGATCTGGGCCAAAACATGGTGGGTCGCATTCGCTTAAAGGTCCAAGGCAAAGCGGGCGATACCATTAAGATTTACCATGCAGAAGTTCTGGATGAATTGGGTAATTTTTACACCGAAAACCTGAGAGCCGCTAAACAAACGATAACCTATATCTTAAAAGGAGGTGGGGAAGAAACCTACGAGCCTTATTTCTCCTTTATGGGTTTCCGCTATGTAAAGGTAGAAGGTATTGCCCAGCCCTCCTTAGATAATATCAAGGCCGTCGTTATTCACTCTGACCTGCCTGTCACAGGGACCTTTAGCTGCTCGAATCCCATGATCAACCAACTGCAACATAATATCCTCTGGGGCCAAAAGGGGAATTTTCTGGATGTGCCTACCGACTGTCCGCAACGCGACGAGCGCCTTGGCTGGACCGGTGACGCACAGGCATTTTCCCGGACAGCCATGTACAATATGGACGTCGCTTCTTTTTTCACCAAATGGTTGGCGGACTTGGAAGCCGACCAAAAGGCCGATGGGATGGTGCCATTTGTTGTTCCGAATGTCTTGGGTGAAAACGCAGGGGCTTCTGCGGGATGGGCGGATGCTTCGACCATCATTCCCTGGAATATGTACCTTGCCTATGGCGATAAAAATATCCTTGTCGACCAATACGAAAGTATGAAGGCCTGGGTAGGCTATATGGAAGAAAAAGCGGGAGAAAGTTACCTTTGGAATACGGGTTTTCACTTTGGAGACTGGCTATTTTATAGTGTAAATGATGATCGGGATGGCAAGTCAGCGATCACAGATAAGTATCTCATCGCACAGTGTTTCTTTGCCCACTCGGCCGATATCATGCAAAAGACAGCTGCTTTATTGGGAAAAACGGCGGATGCCAATTATTACAAAGCACTAAGTGAGAAGGTCAAGGCGGCTTTTATCAAAGAATACGTAACGCCCAATGGCCGCCTGGCTTCCCCTACGCAGACGGCCTATGTTTTGGCGCTCAACTTTGATATGTTGCCGGAATCCATGCGGCCAGCGGCCGTGAAAAGACTGGTCGATAATATCAAGGGCTACAACAACCACCTAACCACCGGCTTCCTGGGCACGCCCTACCTTTGCCATGTGTTGACCCGATTTGGGCACCAGGATCTGGCTTACACCCTCCTCGAACGGGAGCAATACCCTTCCTGGCTCTATCCCATTACCAAGGGGGCAACCACCATCTGGGAGCGCTGGGATGGCATCAAACCCGATGGCTCCTTCCAAAGCGCCAGTATGAACTCCTTTAACCATTATGCTTATGGTGCCATTGGAGATTGGATGTACCGTGTGGTGGCTGGCATTGATATTGATGAAGCCAATCCGGGGTATAAACACATCTTGTTGCACCCCCAACCGGGTGGAACCTTGAACCAGGCTGCCGCTTCTCATCACTCGCTCTATGGCGACATCAAATCCGCCTGGACATGGGAGAATGGACAACTAAATGTTGAAGTAAGTATTCCTGCTAATACAACTGCCACGCTAAGCCTACCGAAAACCAATAAAGAGAGGGTGTCTACGCAAGGTACACCCCTTAAGGAAGGCCAGGGAATCCATAGCATCGAACAAACTGGGGAAAACCTGGCGATAACACTGGGATCGGGGAGATACCGCTTTGCTTATCCGCTGGCAGATAGATAG